GTCAATCTGCATAAAGTCCTCAACTGATAGACCCGTATTGGTCTTGAAGTGAGCAGACAAACGATCTAGGTCATTGCGGTAGCTGAGTTCTGCCCAGATTTGCAGACTTGGTAGGATAGAGAACTGTGCAGTTTCCCCACCGTTATCCCCCCAACCCGTCACGATGACTTCTTTGATATCATTGGCGCGGCAGGCTTTGTTGGCTTCTACAGCAATGAGACGGCTGAAATGGTTGTTGGGTGTGAAACCGATCCACTTCCAAGCTCCGCCTGCAAAGGCAAGGTCTTGGCTAATCTTGTGGTGGTTGCGGAAATTGCGATTGTACTTTTCTTCGCTGTCTTGATAATAATCCCAGTAAACCAAGGTCACACGGTCTTTTAGACGGTCTAGGTAGACATGCGTTTCCTCTGGAATCTCCACATCACGGTCGTACTGACCATCCGCTGACATGAGTTTGAAGAACATATCGCTCCACATCTGGCAGTGGAAACCATACTTGTCAGCAATATCCAGCACGCGCTCTAAGTGTTGACACATGAGAAGACTACGGTCTACAACACCATTCAAGATGAGGTAGCGTCCCAAACCAACCAAGTGGGCTTCATCCATCCCGATATTGACCTTGCGAGTCTGCAGTTTAGACAAAGTAGCAAACATCCCATCAATCAGGTCATAAACCTTTTCTTCGCCGATAAGGAGAATGTCCTCCACATCACGGAGTTCCTGCACTTCTTTGACCCCCCATTTGACAAAGGCTGACAAGTGGGCCAAGGTCTGGATGCAGGGCACAAAGGTCATGTCAAACTGTTGGGCATAGGCTTCGATTTCCTGCAACTCTTCTGCTGAATAAGCCCCGCGGAAGTAACCAAAATAAGGCTGCCCCTCAATCTGGTAGGTATCTTCCATGTAGAGCTCGAAGGTTGAGTAACCCATGAGAGCCAAGACTTCAATCATCTGTTTGGCAGAAGCCACATTCAAAACTGCATTGCGAGAACAGTCTGCCATGTAGGCTAAATCTTCATAAGCCGCCTGCTCCTCAATCGCTACCTTATCACCTTCTACTAGAGCTGTTGCTAGCACTGACAAGGCGCGGTAGAGTTGGTGAGGTTTGCGATAGGTTAGTTGATAGTGTCCACCTTGACCTATAATCGAGATAGACGTTTGGTCAGACTGAGCGACTGCAACTTCCACATCTGGTAAAGAGATATGTTTTGTCAGCAAGTCGATTGCCTGAGTTTGTTTAGGACTAAGTCCTGTAAAAACTACCATTGGTTTTCCTCCTGTAGCCAGTTGACAAGGGCACCGTAGAGATTGGCGTCTGCGTGATAGGTGCAGGCCTGGATAACTGGTGCGACCGTGTATTCTTCGTAGGTTTCGACAAATTCATCGACAGCTTTTTTGACACCTTGGATAAAGTCTGGATTCTGACTGATGGAGCCTCCCAGACTAATGACATCTGGGTCGATGAGATACTGGATATTAAGCAAACCTTGAGCCAAATTACGGTTCATACGCAAAATGGCTTCTTGACAAAGAACATTGCCAGCTGCGGCCTCTTGGTAAATCTTGCGTCCGTCCCAGTCAGTCTGACCAGATTTTTCAATCACGTATCGCACCATATTTCCAGTTGACGCTAGTTGCGACCAGTTGTTGAGCTTTTCCGCAGGCTCGATAGTTGTCATGTAGCCAAACTCTCCTCCCAAGCCGTGGCGACCTCGGTGAAGTTTGCCATTGATAATCATGGCACCGCCAATTCCTGTCCCAATCACGACACAGGCTGCATTTTCAATCTCTGGGTGAGCCAGCAGTTCACTAAGTCCAACACAGTTGGCATCATTTTCTAGATGGACGGGGAGTTGATGAT
The sequence above is a segment of the Streptococcus oralis ATCC 35037 genome. Coding sequences within it:
- a CDS encoding beta-N-acetylhexosaminidase codes for the protein MVVFTGLSPKQTQAIDLLTKHISLPDVEVAVAQSDQTSISIIGQGGHYQLTYRKPHQLYRALSVLATALVEGDKVAIEEQAAYEDLAYMADCSRNAVLNVASAKQMIEVLALMGYSTFELYMEDTYQIEGQPYFGYFRGAYSAEELQEIEAYAQQFDMTFVPCIQTLAHLSAFVKWGVKEVQELRDVEDILLIGEEKVYDLIDGMFATLSKLQTRKVNIGMDEAHLVGLGRYLILNGVVDRSLLMCQHLERVLDIADKYGFHCQMWSDMFFKLMSADGQYDRDVEIPEETHVYLDRLKDRVTLVYWDYYQDSEEKYNRNFRNHHKISQDLAFAGGAWKWIGFTPNNHFSRLIAVEANKACRANDIKEVIVTGWGDNGGETAQFSILPSLQIWAELSYRNDLDRLSAHFKTNTGLSVEDFMQIDLANLLPDLPGNLSGINPNRYVFYQDVLCPILDRHMTPEQDKPHFAQAAVTLAAIKEKAGAYSYLFETQAQLNQILSSKVDVGRRIRETYKVDDKVSLQQIAREELPKLRSEIEHFHALFSHQWLKENKVFGLDTVDIRMGGLLQRIKRAESRIEAYLAGQIDRIDELEVEILPFTDFYADKDFAATTANQWHTIATASTIYTT
- a CDS encoding ROK family protein, with the translated sequence MTIATIDIGGTGIKFASLTPDGKILDKTSIPTPESLEDLLAWLDQRLAEQDYKGIAMSVPGAVNQETGVIEGISAVPYIHGFSWYEALAHHQLPVHLENDANCVGLSELLAHPEIENAACVVIGTGIGGAMIINGKLHRGRHGLGGEFGYMTTIEPAEKLNNWSQLASTGNMVRYVIEKSGQTDWDGRKIYQEAAAGNVLCQEAILRMNRNLAQGLLNIQYLIDPDVISLGGSISQNPDFIQGVKKAVDEFVETYEEYTVAPVIQACTYHADANLYGALVNWLQEENQW